The Humulus lupulus chromosome 4, drHumLupu1.1, whole genome shotgun sequence genome has a window encoding:
- the LOC133832838 gene encoding uncharacterized protein LOC133832838 produces the protein MTSNYAESFNNKTRDARSFPITTFVEFICFTLQSWFCDRRETNEKTTTTLAPTYEKNLVDMAKKARFLFPYAIRRHEFHVLDGELNGEVGLLNKTCTCGVFQIIGIPCAHALSGSLKRGVNFYSLCSDYYKIETWRSSYTESIYPTGNEEEWIVPHDIMTIKVRTLVQKNPVGRPKKKQGRPKTKRHPSNGDKLVVQRKCSTCGGLGHNRETCKVRV, from the coding sequence atgacaagcaattatgctgaaagtttcaacaataagACCCGGGACGCTAGAAGCTTTCCGATAACTACATTCGTCGAATTTATTTGCTTCACACTGCAGTCCTGGTTCTGTGATAGGAGAGAAACTAACGAGAAGACAACTACAACTCTTGCACCGACCTATGAGAAAAATTTGGTGGATATGGCTAAGAAAGCTCGATTCTTGTTCCCTTATGCAATAAGGAGGCATGAGTTCCATGTGTTAGATGGTGAGCTGAATGGTGAAGTCGGCCTCCTGAATAAGACATGCACATGTGGCGTGTTTCAGATTATTGGTATCCCATGTGCTCATGCACTATCTGGATCCCTTAAGCGAGGGGTGAACTTTTATTCGCTGTGTTCAGATTACTATAAAATTGAGACATGGAGGTCCTCTTACACAGAATCTATATATCCTACTGGTAACGAGGAAGAGTGGATTGTTCCACATGACATTATGACAATAAAAGTGAGAACACTTGTGCAGAAAAACCCGgttggtcgtccaaagaagaaacaaggtaggcCTAAGACGAAACGCCATCCTTCCAATGGAGATAAATTGGTTGTACAACGCAAGTGCAGCACTTGTGGAGGTCTAGGCCATAATAGGGAAACTTGTAAAGTTCGTGTTTGA
- the LOC133832839 gene encoding uncharacterized protein LOC133832839: MSMRCRWLYMFIRCFIDAISMMPPKRIPPLEIPIENHYVSRMTCRGSGRLTKLKKRFEEHGLLGRVNESVFGPFFTAPAFLFSEALVHTLFLQKVKSLRGDEVHFLMVPNLCKFWVHKFSIITSLSCFCPPLAVDIQPHITSSRLVDTYFSVEPEKDIRFSMLERAFSMCDVPDDLYKLDLVYFVEGILLAAENDNAIWRVSLSMVEDLDYFEKYPWGSLSFNTTVKQFNRDMKVIGATIPGKKAKKITEVESSKGVQVEAKYTCKGYSPALQ; the protein is encoded by the exons ATGTCGATGCGATGTCGATGGCTTTATATGTTTATTCGATGCttcatcgatgctatttcgatg ATGCCACCCAAACGTATCCCACCGCTTGAGATCCCTATAGAGAATCATTATGTCAGTCGTATGACTTGTAGGGGTTCTGGGAGGttaacaaaattgaagaaaagatTTGAGGAGCATGGATTATTGGGGAGGGTGAATGAGTCTGTTTTTGGACCATTCTTCACAGCCCCTGCCTTTTTGTTCTCTGAGGCATTGGTGCACACACTGTTTTTGCAGAAGGTCAAGTCTCTGCGTGGCGATGAGGTGCACTTCTTGATGGTCCCAAACTTATGTAAGTTTTGGGTGCACAAGTTTTCCATTATCACTAGCCTGAGCTGCTTCTGTCCACCACTTGCTGTTGACATTCAACCTCACATTACTTCCTCCCGCCTAGTTGATACATATTTTAGTGTGGAACCCGAGAAAGACATTAGGTTTAGTATGTTGGAACGAGCTTTTAGTATGTGCGATGTACCTGATGATTTGTACAAGCTCGATTTGGTTTACTTTGTGGAGGGGATACTATTGGCTGCTGAGAACGACAATGCTATTTGGCGAGTTTCATTGTCAATGGTCGAGGATTTAGATTATTTTGAGAAGTATCCATGGGGATCCCTTTCATTCAATACAACTGTGAAACAATTCAATAGAGATATGAAAGTGATTGGTGCTACAATACCAGGTAAGAAGGCGAAGAAGATCACTGAGGTGGAGTCTTCTAAGGGTGTTCAGGTGGAGGCAAAGTACACTTGCAAGGGGTATTCACCAGCCTTGCAATAA